The Salminus brasiliensis chromosome 14, fSalBra1.hap2, whole genome shotgun sequence genome contains the following window.
GAAGGTTTGACAAAAGAAGCAAAACCCAGTATCTGTAATTtacagtccaaatgtttgtggacaccccttataacaCCAGTATACTTTCCCAGTATCCACAGTAATCAGGTGGAGCTTATGTAAACTCCGCCCACCAGGTAAACGTCTAAAATCAGTTTCTATTAAACTCAAACACCTCAAAATGGTTCTCTCAGAACGCTTAGaacccagccagcatgctcatgtggggggTGGAACGTGGACTAGATGGCTCCCAGGTGGGCatatgggctctgagtgggtttgcatgcgttgttactgggacccagttgggcttcccatcattacagcccaccctaatctcacatgggttccaTCTAGGCCTCATATGCAGTGTCCAACACAAAAAAGGGGGTCATTtctaacccctcctggtcccaccaCTGAGCATCCATATGAAACCATCATGGAACCCATGGGCAACAACGTGATGGGCTTCACATACAGGCCCCACCAGGACATGCTAGCTGGGAATACTCCTTCAATGCACCCCTGCCTCTCTCACATTGACAATAATGAGCTCCAACCTTCTGTCAAAGCACTTTAAAGCCTTTATTAGAGGAGAAAAATAGGAGATAAAACATCACATTACAGTAACGGTGACGGCGGCAGTCTCTCACGACGTTGCGTCGCCGTTTTAAAGCCACTTCTCTCGCAGTTACCTCTCAGGGGTGCTGAACTGAAGGGCGATGGAGATCTGGATGAGTTCTTCATTAAaagctgagatgcagatgtacgcAGTCTGCTAAGGTCTATGGGAAATTCCATGCAACAGTGGTATAAAAGCATAGTTACAGTACTAAACACTTAAAGCCATACTGAGGGTTTCAGACCGAAGATCTGTAGATGCCTCCACTCTGGCCTTCATATCGTCTCTCACTGTGACGGCTGTCTACCATCAACCATCAACCCGCACTGATTTCAGTATGAACGTTTAGGACGGTTTGTAGGAGCTGTTCTAGGTTTTAGCATAGCTGCTTTACATTGTATGCAGGTTCTTCAAACTGTAAACGGATCCCATTGAAGTTGGAagttcttcagggaaccaaacatggttcttcaagcTGTCCAAGGACGATGCAATAAAGTTGGAAGTTCTAAATATGACCTAATATGAATATAAAGACCTAAATATGGTGCAACAGAATCGTGTGGGCAGATTGGTAAATTCTGATATTTGATGATGTTCAGGCTGGATCAATAACAACAAGGTCCTCCATTCTGGTGCAGTTAGCAAGCTAGAGCTAGCGGTTAGCATGCTGACTGACTGCCTCACCCACTTTCAACAGTATAAAACAACCCTGCTGAACTGTAGCGAAAGAAGGTGTCGCTAACTGCTGTGGTTGGCGGCAGTACCGCGACCACTGTGTACAGCTTGATTAGCCGAGCAGCTAATTAAGCAGTTAGCAAGCTAGCTAACGGATCACACTACAATTAAGTCTTTTGAGGATTGAGGATGCAGTTAGCTCGTCAAAGTTTGGCCAAATCGAACCTGCCGCCACATTTATTTGCTCCAGAATTCTGCTGTGATTAGCATGACTGGGCCTTCCCTGCTGATCTCCGGTCTGAAGCGCTAGCGTATGGCTTTAAGGGGTTTTAAAAGGACACTGAAAACAATGGCACACTGTTTATTTTGCGCTTGCTCATCACACCACAACTACCACGTGCTGCAGCTGTGTACTGTGCATGCTTTGTACAGGCTTCGTCATGTAGGTGCAGATCAGCGCCAGCAGGATGGCACCACGGTAACCACACACtcgaaaaaaaaggaagaagagaaaaagaaagcaaagaaagaaagaaaaacaataaaaaatgagAATGATAGAAAGAAAGGTGTAGATGGAGATGGCCGGAAGGCTAATGGAAGGGCGTTTAGGCACAGGAGTGTATCAGGCCACCTTAGATCAGTTTCACAGTCCAAACGTGTCACATCCGTTTCTACGCCAGTGCGGTTTCTATACGAGCACCGGCgcctgtttgtttttacagtaatggattttaaaggttttaaagaaAGCACAGTAGGTAAGGCTCCAGTTCCTCCTCTCAGCTGACCGCTGCTCTCGACTGGGCTTTAGAAAACAGGGGCTATttacagagacagacacactgaAGGGTCGGGGCGTTGGGGTAGAAGGGGTAGAGGCTGGAAAAGATGATGCTCAGATGTTTAGAAAGGTCTTGGAGATTTGGAGATGAGTCATTCTGTCCATCCAGCAGGGTCACGTGATGACTGTCACATGATGACGGTTTCTGTGTACAGATTGAAGCCGTTGAAATTGCTCAAGTTGCTGGAGGGCTGCTTGGCCTTGCGGGCGGGGCTGGGCGGGCGGTGCATGGGGCCAGAGGGTGTGGTAATTTTAGCCGTGGGGGTGTGACTTGCCCATCTGGATGGGGGTCGCTGGTTTGCTGGCCGAGCAGGGCGGGAAAAACTCCTGGAGGGAGGGCTGGGAGATGGTTCGTGGTTGACCTGAGAAATCAGAGAGAGGGTATGAGTGTTGAGGTATGTTGAGGTTGAGGAAGGGGAGGAGCTACATGCTAAAATATGGAGCATGTGCTGCTTTATGATGTGCTACGTAAATATGGGAGTTTGTaaaagttccaccttaaatccaCCATCATGGTGCAAGTGGCAAAAAAAACGACCGATTTGAGCATTCTGAGGGCGATACTGATACCAATAATATCGGCCAACATTATAATTATGTTTTAGGTTtaagtattattttatattatattattattattatatatacaccaaTTACCCAGCCTGtatgtaccccccccccccccccccattgcaTGAAATGCTCCCAAAACTACTGACGGTaaagaccaacacacacacacccccccaacACAGGCTAGCAGACACCAGTGGCaaccagcactgcactggagtgatgtgaggagacagcaaggccaattgtgctctctctgggcttcggctgccgatggctagcagcatgtctgggattcaaaccagcgaccctctgctcatagtgacagtgccttattcCTCTGGACACCCCCGGCTCTGAATAATCTTAAGTAGCATGAATATTACAGCAGTGTACAATTTTACCTTATCGTCTTTTATCAattgtgggttcgaatcccagcgatGTCATGATCAAAGTTAATTATCAGGCAGTTATTAGCTATATTTTCATCAATGCTGATTACACTATGCATCACCCATATCAACTGATATCTGTCGGATTCTTTCTGCAGCAAATGGTATTGAAGCTGCATGATAGCCACATCTGTAACGTAGCAGTTAGCACTTTTGGTCTAAACCGAGCTGACGGCCAGATTTAGCAGCCAATCCATTTCAAGAACAGCAGAATACGCAAAAATAATCCAGCAGCCATCCATGGCCAGTCCCCACACCGTCCCTTTCTATTTACAAAAGACGAAGTGTTGCTGGAGTCAGTCAGCTACTGTGCGGCCCACCCTCTGATTAGTGCTGTAGgggactgtgtgtttgtgtgtatgactgtgtaAAGCCCCCATCACCTGCTGTGTGCTTCTCTGGCTGGTGGTATGTTGCTCCGCCTTCACTGCATCCAGAAACGGACCCTGGCTGTCCCTTCTATGACCAGGATCTGCACCATGTCCCTTTCCCTGGTACTGAGAATTTGCACAGCCGCCCAAGATCCTTTCCACCATCCTGTAGTCAGCCTGGACGTCCGCTGCCTGGGACCCCCACTGCCCAGAGTGTCCCTGAACACCAATTTTCCTGTTCGCCCCAGTCTCCACCCGGGGGGGTGCCTTTGTGTGAGGGTATGAAGGGTTGGTGCTGTAACTAGAACTCCAGTGTTCTCCACTGTGGACCACGTGTCTagggccagcagcagcagcagcagttgccCGAGGCTCTTGACCGGACTCTGGCTGTGTGGACGCCCTGCTGACAGAAAACTTGCGCTGGCAGACAGGAGTGTTCTGGGCTTTTGGGGGCTCGACCGGGATCACGGTGGTAACCGTCCCGTCCTGCACCAGGGTCTTACCCTCGTTCTCCTGCAACATGGCGCCAAACTTGCGCAACACTGACGGGCTGCCACCGCACTTCCTGTCCACCAAAGGGCACTTTCTGTCCTGTTGTTGTGGCGACTCAGTGAAGTGGGTAGCGCGAGTGAGGACGGGGGTAGGGGGGCCGTCCCTCTGTTTGAATGGAGGCTTACCGACCGACTTCTCAGGGGACGACTCTTTAGAGCAGACGGGGTCTTTCCAGCTGACGTGGCGGACTGGAGCTTCGCCTAAGCTTTTGTTCTTCCTGTTCTCCACTTCTTCAAACTCGGCCACACAGCCAATCCTGCAGCAGAGAAGTAAACCCAACCAACCAATGAAAGGTGGCTAATGATAGATGATAGGTACACCCATATGCTAATGAGTAAAAAGAAAGATTAGGACTTGAGCAGATAATTGAAACCTATTTAAATGCTAATGAGTATTTGTATTAGCGGTGTGTCTGGAGAGGTCCCATTTAGGGACTGGAGACAGAACGTACCTGCCAGTCAGGGGCCACTGTTTGCTACCGTCCTGATAACAGTAAACACTCTGATTCCCCCTGGAGCTCTGAGGGACACAGATAGAGAGGGTGGGAGTGAACACAATTACTGTGGAATCACCAGACAAAAGACTTTGGAGGAACGCTAGGTTGGAACTGAGAACTTCCGAAAGCTACAGAAACCCACTCACTGTGTCCGGAGGTCCAGGGTTGCTGTGGCTCGGTGTGAAATTAGATCCCTGCCCGAGGTACCCATTCAGAATGTCTAAGGTGACATCTTGACCTCCATTAATCTGGTAGCTTTCAGGGCAGTGGAAgccatagctgtgaggattaaCTGCACCGCCAGAGTAATCGCTGGAGTAATGAACGGCTCTGGTCTGCCCCACCGGGAGATTGGTTCTTGTTCCACTGCATGGATCAACTGGACGGACCTCCCTGTTGTTGCCATGGGACCTGGTCGGGCCATTGTAGCCGCTGATAGGGTAGTCAGATGCGGCGTTGATGGGAAGCAAGGTGATGTCCAGGTTGGTGGTGTTTGTACTGGAGTTGGGGCCGGTCTCAGAGGCTCCCCTGCGAGCTTCCACCTCCTTATATAACTGCAACATGGACAGGACACCACATCAGTCAGGCCTTCACGCATGTACAGATGTTGCAGCGCTGGAGGCTAATACACAGGCCCAGTGTCCAGTGTTGTGGTCCACAGCATGACCACATCAGTGAGCTTTATCCAAAAgtgcaggcctgtgtgtgtgtgtgtgtgtgtgtgtgtgaaggcttGTCCATCCCAACATGATTAAGGTAGTGTTTTCtttcagcatgtgtgtgtgtgtgtgtgtgtgtgtgagagagagagagagagcgtacaCGCCCATTCCAACATTATTAAGTTCATTAGGATCCGctttcaatgtgtgtgtgtgtgtgtgtgtgtgagtgtgtgtacagccGCTCACTATGTGTTTAATAAGCTTGTTAACATCTGTCAtggcagagtgtgtgtatgtgtgtgtggtggctgGATTTGGGGGTGGCTATTcttacacacataaacataaacacacacacacactccgccaATAACAGGGATAGCAGCATGTGCTGCCAGCTCCAGAGGGgggtcagccaatcagaaagctTGCTGTGAGCCACCAcgataacaacaacaacaacaacagggaGGACGATGGACTGACCCCTGCTGAGCATGTGCAGATGATTGTATCCGGGTTTGTGTGTTGTGAGTGAGGTGAGACGGGCGGGATGTTGTGGGGTCGAGGCTGTGGGCTGTTGTTTATGGTGTTTTGGctagtgtgtgtgatgtttggATAGTGTTGGCTGGTGTTTGATGTTTTGGGTGGTGTCGGCTGGTGTTTGTGATGTTTTTGGGTGGTCCTGGCTGGGTTAGCTAGGGTTTATTCATATGATGGTATTGTTGGTTGGTGCTGCTAGTGTTTACTAGTTGGTACTGGTGTTTACTGGTTGGTACTGGTGTTTACTGGTTGGTACTGGTGTTTACTGCTTGTTATTGgtgtttactggtgtttacTGGTTGGTGCTGCTAGTGTTTACTAGTTGGTACTGGTGTTTACTGGTTGGTACTGGTGTTTACTAGTTGGTACTGGTGTTTACTGGTTGGTACTGGTGTTTACTGCTTGTTATTGGTGTTTACTGGTTGGTGCTGCTAGTGTTTACTAGTTGGTACTGGTGTTTACTGGTTGGTACTGGTGTTTACTAGTTGGTACTGGTGTTTACTGGTTG
Protein-coding sequences here:
- the mtcl3b gene encoding uncharacterized protein mtcl3b isoform X2, which codes for MAALELHCGLDHGGRVWGGERVDMLDSFDSEMQEWEEQLQDMQRKIEELYKEVEARRGASETGPNSSTNTTNLDITLLPINAASDYPISGYNGPTRSHGNNREVRPVDPCSGTRTNLPVGQTRAVHYSSDYSGGAVNPHSYGFHCPESYQINGGQDVTLDILNGYLGQGSNFTPSHSNPGPPDTSSRGNQSVYCYQDGSKQWPLTGRIGCVAEFEEVENRKNKSLGEAPVRHVSWKDPVCSKESSPEKSVGKPPFKQRDGPPTPVLTRATHFTESPQQQDRKCPLVDRKCGGSPSVLRKFGAMLQENEGKTLVQDGTVTTVIPVEPPKAQNTPVCQRKFSVSRASTQPESGQEPRATAAAAAGPRHVVHSGEHWSSSYSTNPSYPHTKAPPRVETGANRKIGVQGHSGQWGSQAADVQADYRMVERILGGCANSQYQGKGHGADPGHRRDSQGPFLDAVKAEQHTTSQRSTQQVNHEPSPSPPSRSFSRPARPANQRPPSRWASHTPTAKITTPSGPMHRPPSPARKAKQPSSNLSNFNGFNLYTETVIM